In Campylobacter showae, the genomic stretch AGACCGAGAGGATCGAAGCAAAGCTAAAGAAAGAGAAATTTAAGCTTGATGAGAGCTGCACATTTGAGTATCTTTTGGCGCACAAAGAGGCGGTAAATTTAGGCGAGATAATGAACAAAACGCTAGAAAAGATCGAAGAAGACAACAAAGACAAGCTTGAAGGCATATTTAGAAGTATAGATTTTAACAACAAAAATAAGCTCGGCGACACGAAAGAGAGAAACGCCATCTTGCAAAATTTACTAGAGGATTTTAACGATAGCAGGCTAGACCTTCGCCCATCTATGCTAGAGGGCAACGACATAATCGGCGACGCATACGAGTATCTCATAGCTCATTTTGCAAGCGACGCAGGCAAAAAAGGCGGAGAGTTCTACACGCCTAGCGAGGTTTCTACGCTTCTTGCAAAGCTAGTCGAGCCAAAAGACGGCGACATGATCTATGATCCTACTTGTGGCTCCGGCTCACTTCTTATCAAGGCTTCAAAAGAGGTCGGCAGCAAAAATTTCCGCCTTTACGGACAGGAGAAAAACGGCCAAACTCACGCGCTTTGCAAGATGAATATGTTCTTACACGAGATAAACGACGCCGTTATCGAGTGGGGTGACACGATCAGAAATCCGCTCCACCTGCATGATAACCTCATCAAAACATTTGATATTGTCGTGGCAAATCCCCCATTTAGCCTAGATAAATGGGGCGCTGATTTTGCTGGGAACGATCCTTTTATGAGATTTAGCAGCTATGCTTTACCGCCTAAGAGTAAGGGCGACTACGCATTTGTCGTGCATATGATAAAAAGCCTAAATAAAAACGGCAAAATGGGCGTCGTGCTTCCGCACGGCGTGCTATTTCGCGGATCTAGCGAGGGCAAGATACGCCAAAAGCTGATCGAGGAAAATTTGCTTGACGCCGTTATCGGCCTACCGGCAAATTTATTTTACGGCACGAGCATACCTGCTTGCATACTCGTTTTTAAGAAAAACCGCTCAAACGAAGACGTGCTATTTATCGACGCTAGCAAAGAATTTGAGAAGGGCAAAAACCAAAACTCCCTAACTGCTCAAAATATCGACAAAATAGTCTCAGTCTATAAAAATAGAAGCGAGATAGAAAAATACTCCCACCTAGCAAGCCTTAGCGAGATAAAAGAGAACGACTACAACCTTAATATCCCTCGTTATGTCGATACATTTGAGGAAGAAGAGGCTGTGGATATCGAGGCGACGAAGGCTGAGATTTCACGCCTTGAAGCCGAGCTAAAAAGCGTTCAAGGCAAGATGAGCGAATATCTTGCGGAGCTTGGATTATGAGCGAATTTAAAAATTTACCGAGCGGGTGGAAAGTCGTGAGACTCGGGGAAATTGGAAAAATAGTAAACGGGCTAACATATAGTCCTGAAAATGTTTCAAATAATGGATTGTTGGTCTTACGCTCGTCAAACATAAATGATAATTCTATTGTTCTTAATAATGATGATGTATATGTAAAAGGCATATCAAAATTTAATAAAACGCTAGAAAATGATATTTTAATTTGCGTGAGAAATGGTAGTAAAAATTTAATTGGTAAAAGTGCATTAATTACAGAAAAATATAAGGATTTAGCATTTGGTGCGTTTATGGCTATTTTTCGAAGCAACTATAATTTATTCTTGATACATATCTTTAAAACAAATACGTTTTTTAAACAAGTAAAAAACGATCTTGGGGCAACGATAAATTCAATCAATAATGGTAATTTATTAAATTTTAAAATTCCACTTCCGCCATTAGACGAGCAAAAAAAGATAGCGGAAATTTTATCTACTTGGGATGAGGCTATAAATTTAACTATAAATTTGATAGAAAGCAAAAAGCAGTTTAAAAAAGCTCTTATGCAAAATTTACTCACGGCCAAGATCCGCTTTCCCCAGTTCAAAGACGAGTGGAAGGAAACAAAGCTGGGTAAAATTTTAAAAGAGCATAAAATTAAAAGTGATAACAAAAGTGAGGTTTTTTCTGTATCTGTTCATAAGGGGATTATTAACCAAATAGAACATTTGGGACGTAGTTTTTCAGCTGAAGATACATCAAATTATAATTTGGTAAAGCCATTTGATTTGGTGTATACAAAAAGTCCAACGGGGGACTTTCCATTCGGCATTATAAAGCAAAATTTAAACCCTTTTAATGTTATTGTTTCTCCATTGTATGGAGTATTTGAGCCGATAAATAAATTTTTAGGTACTTTATTGCATTACTTTTTTGAATCATCAATAAGGACAAATAACTATTTGAAGCCAATTATACAAAAGGGGGCAAAAAACACCATAAATATTAGTAATGATACTTTTTTATCAAGAAGCATTCTAGTGCCTATAAATTTAGACGAGCAACAAAAAATCGCAGAGGTTTTAATGGCTTGCGATGATGAGATAAATTTACTAAATTTAAAGCTGGAAAATTTGAAAAAACAAAAACAAGGCTTGATGCAAAAACTACTAAAAGGAGAAATAAGAACATGTTATGTGAAAAAAGCAATGTAATAATGGCAATCGCATATGATTTTGACGGAACACTAGCAAGAGGCAATATACAAGAAAATTCTTTTATACCAACAACGCTAGGTATAAAAAAAGAAGATTTTTGGAACAACGTAAAGGAACTATCTGAAGAAAACAATATGGATGAGATATTGTCATATATGTATTTGATTGTGACAAAAGCATATGGTGCTGGTGCAAAAATTACAAGAGAGGAGCTTAGCAAACACGGTAAAACTGTTAAATACTTTAACGGCGTGGAAGAGTTTTTTGAAAGGATTAATGATTATGCTGCACAAAAGGGGATATCGATTGAGCATTATATAGTATCATCAGGTACCAAAGAAATGATCGATGGAACGACTATAGCGAATAAATTTAAAAATATTTATGCGTCATCATTTATGTATGATGAATACGGCAAACCGACTTGGCCAGCTTTGGCAATTAACTATACGACAAAAACTCAATATTTATACAGGATAAGCAAAGGAATTCTTAACGCTTGGGACAATAAACTAATTAATAAATATATACCAGAGAATGAAAGAAGTATTTTATTTGAGAACATGATATATATAGGTGATGGAGAAACTGATGTTCCAGCTATGAAGTTACTAAAAACTAATGGTGGAACTTCAATTGCTGTTTATGATGAAAATAAAGAGACTGCCAAAACACTTTTGGAGCAAAATAGAGTTAATTATATTGCCAAAGCTGATTATACTGATGGATCGGAGATAGATGCTATTATAAAATCTACGATAGATAGAATTAGTTTAAATTTAAAAAATGGAAAATTGCAAATATATAATAAGCAAAATATTGTAGAAAAAAACATACAAAAATCCAATAATCAAGCAAGGAATAAACAATATTATTTAAGTGTTCTTAAAACGGAAGGATTTAAATTAGAAGATACTAACAAAACAAATAAAATATATTTAAAAAAATATTCATGGGATGACCACAGATATCAAACCTCGTTTTATATATGGAATAATGGAAATTATATTGGAACAGCTAAAATAGCGAAATTAAATCAAAATAAAAATGAGCATACTGCAGATTTACTGGAGAAGAATTTTGATAAGTTAGATGATGATTTTTTCTCTGTTATACGCTTTAAAAAAGATGAGATAGATGAAGAGACTAAAGAGGCATTGAGGTTTTTATTGAATGATATTAGTAATACTAATAAATACGATAATAATGAAATTGTAAAAAAATCTTTAAAGAGAAGTTAGCCAAATAAGGATACCAAATGACCCCAGATACTTCAGAAAATAAGATCCAGCAAAACAGCATAAATTTACTTCAAAGCTTGGGCTATAAATTTATAAGCAGGGAGGAAAATTTAAGGCTTCGTGGCGGTAAATCAAGCGAGGTTTTGTTTAGGGAAATTTTAACCCAAAAGCTTGGCGAGATAAACGGCTACGAGTATAAGGGCAAGAGGTATAAATTTAGCCAAAGTAATGTCTTAAAAGCGGTCGATGAGCTAGCTGGGGTATCTTTAAACGAAGGGCTAATGGTCGCAAATGAAAGGATCACAAATTTACTCTTGCTTGGCACTAGTTTAGAAGAAAATTTAGAAGATGAGACAAAAAGGAGCTTCTCTTTTAAATTTATAGACTTTGAAAATTTACAAAACAACGATTTTTATGTAACGGAAGAATTTGAAGTAAGCAGAGTAAGCCAGAGCGACGCACAAAAGCACAGAAGGCCTGATCTCGTGCTTTTTATAAACGGCATACCAATAGTCGTGATCGAGCTTAAAAAATCAAGCGTGAGCTTTGAAAACGGCATAAAGCAGCTTGAAAAAGAGCAGGGCAAAGATGAGATAGCGCACCTTTTTAAATACATCCAGCTAACCATCGCGGCAAATGGAAGTGGGGCAAGATACGGCACTACTGGTACGCCGTTTAAATTTTATAGCGTGTGGAAAGAGCAGGACGAAGCCAAGGCAAAAGAGAGCTTAAAAAGCGTGATAAATGGTAGAGAGGTAAGCGCGCTTGATATGACGCTCTTTGCGCTACTATCTAAAGATAGGCTGCTAAGGCTAGTTAGGCACTATATAGTGTTTGATAAAAGGATGAAAAAAGTTTGCAGATATCAGCAGTTCTTCGCTATCGAAGAGACGCTAAAGAGGGTATCGGCGAAAAAAGACGGAGCAAGAGCGGGCGGACTCATCTGGCACACGCAAGGAAGCGGCAAGTCGCTCACGATGGTGATGCTAACAAAGCTTTTAAAGCAAATTTACATAAACTCAAAGATCATCGTCGTAACTGACAGGATAGATCTAGATGGACAGATACACGAGACTTTTGAAAATACGGACATGAAAGCAGGGCGAGCAAGTAGCGGAAGCGATCTGATAGAAAAGCTACAAAGCGGCATTAGCGTGATAACTACGCTCGTGCATAAATTTGAAAAGGTGAAAAATCAAAAGGTAGTGATAAGAGATGGCGATATATTTGTGCTAGTGGATGAGAGCCACCGCACGCAAGGCGGAGATTTACATAAGGCTATGAAAAAAGCGCTGCCTCTTGCTTGTTATATAGGATTTACCGGCACGCCGCTTTTAAAGCGTGAGAAAAACAGCTTTGCTAAATTTGGCGGAGAAATTCATAGATATACGATAGATGACGCGGTAAAAGACGGAGCTGTGTTGCCACTACTTTACGAGGGGCGATATGTGGGTCAAGAGGTGCTAGACCCTGAGGGGCTAACTAGGAAATTTGACCTCATATCAAGAGAGCTTGGCGATGAAGCTAAGAGGGACTTGCAGCAAAAGTGGGCAAGGTTTGAGCGTGTGGCATCAAGCGAGCAAAGGCTAGAGCTAATAGCGGTTGATATAAATGAGCATTTTAAAAAGAGTTTAAAGATGGCAAAAGGCGGTTTTAAGGCGATGCTAGCAACGCAAAGAAAATATGACGCCATAAAATATTATGAGATATTTGAAGAATTTGGAGAGATAAAAAGTGCTTATGTGATATCAAGTAACGAGCATGAGGAGCTTGAGGGCGGACATAAAGAGTATGTCGCAAAAGCGTGGCAAGAGACTATAAGGGGCTACGGCAGCGAGGAAGAGTATCTAAAGCATGTGAAGGATGAATTTATTTATGGCGACGAGATAGACTTGCTTATTGTTGTGGATAAGCTTTTAACGGGATTTGACGCACCGAGAGCAAGCACGCTTTATATAGATAAACAGCTAAAAGAGCACAATTTGCTCCAAGCAATAGCTAGAGTAAATAGGCTTTATGACGGGAAAGACTACGGCTACATTATTGATTATAGAGGGCTTTTAGGCGAGCTTGATCAGGCGCTTACTAGCTATGCTTCGCTAAGTGGCTTTGACCCAGAAGATATAACTGGAGCCGTGATAGATGTAAGAAGCGAGATAATAAAGGCAAAGACTTACTATACTCATCTGGACGATCTTTTTAGCAGTGTGAAATTTAAAGACGATCTAGAAAGCTACGTGGCGGTTTTAGAGGACGTGCAAAAACGAGATGACTTTAAAGAGTGGCTATCACAGTTTGCTAGGGCGTTTAAACTAGCGCTTTCAAGTGAGAAAATTTATGACATATTAAGCGAAGAGGAGATCAAAGCTTATAAGCAGAGGGTTAAATTTTATAACGAGCTAAGAAAGGCGGTACAGCTAAGATATCACGAGGCTTGTGACTTTGGCAAATACGAAGCGCAGATGCAAAAGCTGCTCGATACTTACGTAAATGCACAAGGGGTCAATGAGCTTACGAAGCTTGTAAATATCTTTGAGACGGAATTTGACGATGAGGTGCAAAGGGTAGAGGGCAAAAACGCAAAGGCTGATACGATTATCAGC encodes the following:
- a CDS encoding type I restriction-modification system subunit M; its protein translation is MQKTTQETINNVVWKACDTFRGTMDGSDYKDYVLTMLFVKYLSDFYKEKLEQLRAEYGDKTERIEAKLKKEKFKLDESCTFEYLLAHKEAVNLGEIMNKTLEKIEEDNKDKLEGIFRSIDFNNKNKLGDTKERNAILQNLLEDFNDSRLDLRPSMLEGNDIIGDAYEYLIAHFASDAGKKGGEFYTPSEVSTLLAKLVEPKDGDMIYDPTCGSGSLLIKASKEVGSKNFRLYGQEKNGQTHALCKMNMFLHEINDAVIEWGDTIRNPLHLHDNLIKTFDIVVANPPFSLDKWGADFAGNDPFMRFSSYALPPKSKGDYAFVVHMIKSLNKNGKMGVVLPHGVLFRGSSEGKIRQKLIEENLLDAVIGLPANLFYGTSIPACILVFKKNRSNEDVLFIDASKEFEKGKNQNSLTAQNIDKIVSVYKNRSEIEKYSHLASLSEIKENDYNLNIPRYVDTFEEEEAVDIEATKAEISRLEAELKSVQGKMSEYLAELGL
- a CDS encoding restriction endonuclease subunit S — its product is MSEFKNLPSGWKVVRLGEIGKIVNGLTYSPENVSNNGLLVLRSSNINDNSIVLNNDDVYVKGISKFNKTLENDILICVRNGSKNLIGKSALITEKYKDLAFGAFMAIFRSNYNLFLIHIFKTNTFFKQVKNDLGATINSINNGNLLNFKIPLPPLDEQKKIAEILSTWDEAINLTINLIESKKQFKKALMQNLLTAKIRFPQFKDEWKETKLGKILKEHKIKSDNKSEVFSVSVHKGIINQIEHLGRSFSAEDTSNYNLVKPFDLVYTKSPTGDFPFGIIKQNLNPFNVIVSPLYGVFEPINKFLGTLLHYFFESSIRTNNYLKPIIQKGAKNTINISNDTFLSRSILVPINLDEQQKIAEVLMACDDEINLLNLKLENLKKQKQGLMQKLLKGEIRTCYVKKAM
- a CDS encoding HAD family hydrolase, whose amino-acid sequence is MAIAYDFDGTLARGNIQENSFIPTTLGIKKEDFWNNVKELSEENNMDEILSYMYLIVTKAYGAGAKITREELSKHGKTVKYFNGVEEFFERINDYAAQKGISIEHYIVSSGTKEMIDGTTIANKFKNIYASSFMYDEYGKPTWPALAINYTTKTQYLYRISKGILNAWDNKLINKYIPENERSILFENMIYIGDGETDVPAMKLLKTNGGTSIAVYDENKETAKTLLEQNRVNYIAKADYTDGSEIDAIIKSTIDRISLNLKNGKLQIYNKQNIVEKNIQKSNNQARNKQYYLSVLKTEGFKLEDTNKTNKIYLKKYSWDDHRYQTSFYIWNNGNYIGTAKIAKLNQNKNEHTADLLEKNFDKLDDDFFSVIRFKKDEIDEETKEALRFLLNDISNTNKYDNNEIVKKSLKRS
- a CDS encoding type I restriction endonuclease subunit R → MTPDTSENKIQQNSINLLQSLGYKFISREENLRLRGGKSSEVLFREILTQKLGEINGYEYKGKRYKFSQSNVLKAVDELAGVSLNEGLMVANERITNLLLLGTSLEENLEDETKRSFSFKFIDFENLQNNDFYVTEEFEVSRVSQSDAQKHRRPDLVLFINGIPIVVIELKKSSVSFENGIKQLEKEQGKDEIAHLFKYIQLTIAANGSGARYGTTGTPFKFYSVWKEQDEAKAKESLKSVINGREVSALDMTLFALLSKDRLLRLVRHYIVFDKRMKKVCRYQQFFAIEETLKRVSAKKDGARAGGLIWHTQGSGKSLTMVMLTKLLKQIYINSKIIVVTDRIDLDGQIHETFENTDMKAGRASSGSDLIEKLQSGISVITTLVHKFEKVKNQKVVIRDGDIFVLVDESHRTQGGDLHKAMKKALPLACYIGFTGTPLLKREKNSFAKFGGEIHRYTIDDAVKDGAVLPLLYEGRYVGQEVLDPEGLTRKFDLISRELGDEAKRDLQQKWARFERVASSEQRLELIAVDINEHFKKSLKMAKGGFKAMLATQRKYDAIKYYEIFEEFGEIKSAYVISSNEHEELEGGHKEYVAKAWQETIRGYGSEEEYLKHVKDEFIYGDEIDLLIVVDKLLTGFDAPRASTLYIDKQLKEHNLLQAIARVNRLYDGKDYGYIIDYRGLLGELDQALTSYASLSGFDPEDITGAVIDVRSEIIKAKTYYTHLDDLFSSVKFKDDLESYVAVLEDVQKRDDFKEWLSQFARAFKLALSSEKIYDILSEEEIKAYKQRVKFYNELRKAVQLRYHEACDFGKYEAQMQKLLDTYVNAQGVNELTKLVNIFETEFDDEVQRVEGKNAKADTIISAVSAVVKEKMDSNPAFYKSIAQQIQDIIDEYKAKRLSEEEKLAKAKLLKDLITGALKPNEDRYPKEFNGKKILFAIYDNLLDILADVELVDVEVVAKNLSVKFYEIYEEASKKPEWHKNMDVENEITSAMEDALWDVEDEYGVSIDDKEKIYQTIRGIGISFYAK